The Gemmatimonas sp. genome includes a region encoding these proteins:
- a CDS encoding tetratricopeptide repeat protein: MSTELPAFLGLESNTRDSGDTPHNAAALLALGDAFFRRDQVDEAAAAYRDALRLEPDCIDAANTLGVILAGRGEHTEAMQLFRRLIRLDPSFIHARQNLAQVCIAAGRMQEALEHCLEGRRLDPDNVAIRGMCGVVYRALGHVDEARELYQQWFADDPNDAAVRHYHAAFSGADVPTVASADYVREVFDPFAINFEDTLARLDYAAPQLLGAYLAHLLGAPNAQWRIADAGCGTGLCAPFLRPYASELTGIDLSPRMLEQAFAKGVYDALHEGELVEFFGARPQSFNVIVSADTLCYFGALERFAETARGSLTDGGWLLFTVETLTDEAHVDHAESPPWRLQPHGRYCHQRSYVEATLTDSGFDVTEIEQVVLRREAGQPVNGWLVTARAR; encoded by the coding sequence ATGTCCACCGAACTCCCTGCGTTCCTAGGATTGGAATCGAACACCCGCGATTCCGGCGACACCCCGCACAACGCAGCCGCGTTGCTTGCGCTCGGCGATGCGTTCTTTCGGCGTGACCAGGTCGACGAAGCGGCGGCGGCGTACCGCGACGCGCTCCGACTCGAGCCGGATTGCATCGATGCCGCGAATACGCTTGGCGTGATCCTGGCAGGCCGCGGTGAGCATACCGAGGCCATGCAGCTCTTTCGCCGGCTGATTCGTCTCGATCCAAGTTTTATTCACGCCCGTCAGAATCTGGCCCAGGTGTGCATTGCGGCCGGTCGCATGCAGGAAGCGTTGGAGCACTGCCTGGAGGGACGTCGGCTGGACCCCGACAACGTGGCAATTCGAGGAATGTGTGGCGTGGTCTACCGGGCGCTGGGTCACGTCGACGAGGCCCGGGAACTCTATCAACAGTGGTTTGCTGACGATCCGAACGATGCCGCGGTCCGCCATTATCACGCGGCGTTCAGCGGGGCCGACGTTCCGACGGTCGCATCGGCGGACTACGTTCGAGAGGTGTTCGACCCGTTCGCGATCAATTTCGAGGACACGCTAGCTCGGCTCGATTACGCGGCACCGCAGCTGTTGGGGGCCTACCTCGCGCACTTGCTCGGTGCGCCGAACGCACAATGGCGCATCGCCGACGCCGGTTGTGGGACCGGCCTGTGCGCACCGTTCCTCCGGCCCTATGCCAGCGAGCTGACCGGCATCGATTTGTCGCCCCGGATGCTGGAACAGGCATTCGCCAAAGGCGTGTACGACGCGCTGCACGAAGGCGAACTGGTGGAGTTCTTCGGCGCTCGCCCACAGTCGTTCAACGTGATCGTGTCCGCCGACACGCTCTGCTACTTCGGTGCTCTTGAGCGCTTCGCCGAGACGGCCCGAGGCAGTCTCACCGATGGTGGCTGGTTGCTGTTTACCGTCGAGACGCTCACCGACGAGGCGCACGTTGATCACGCGGAGAGCCCGCCGTGGAGGTTGCAGCCCCACGGCCGGTACTGTCATCAGCGGAGCTATGTCGAAGCGACGCTGACCGACAGCGGCTTCGACGTGACTGAGATAGAGCAGGTGGTACTTCGACGTGAGGCGGGTCAGCCTGTGAACGGCTGGCTGGTCACGGCACGCGCACGGTGA